One region of Desulfobacterales bacterium genomic DNA includes:
- a CDS encoding LysM domain-containing protein: MNFKIPSRIKMWLSIFLFVFLLMPFALVAADGQNVVNHETGFYYTVQKGDTLWDLSRKFSDSAWLWPEMWRENDQIANPHRIFPGERIRLYRRTGSQATGKPGTGKKPPVPPPTLEDLIHYNYTAVDRVGFVRREPITSHGAIFKVLESKEMINSEDVVYIRPEGNGRLVPGQRFTVFRTLPPLRDIHTGAYIGIQHVLTGVVEINQVQPAYAIASVIESYRPIHLEDQLMPYFRRLPDVVIKSSPKDLEGKVVRAEDHNRLIGDHMIVFIDKGKKDGVQRGQFYNVYYRVAERIHPKSRARTLLLPVEFAELLVLHTEDTTATVIVTSADREFEPGSKIRSPSE, translated from the coding sequence ATGAATTTTAAAATACCCTCAAGAATCAAAATGTGGCTCTCGATCTTCCTTTTTGTGTTCCTTCTCATGCCATTTGCGCTTGTAGCAGCCGATGGGCAAAATGTGGTCAATCATGAAACCGGTTTTTATTACACCGTCCAAAAAGGGGATACCTTATGGGATCTAAGCCGTAAATTTTCCGATTCTGCTTGGCTGTGGCCGGAAATGTGGCGTGAAAACGATCAGATCGCCAACCCGCACCGCATCTTTCCCGGCGAGCGCATCCGGTTGTATCGACGCACCGGGTCTCAGGCCACCGGCAAACCGGGAACCGGCAAAAAACCGCCGGTGCCACCCCCCACCCTGGAGGATCTCATCCACTATAACTACACCGCCGTGGATCGCGTGGGTTTTGTGCGTCGGGAACCCATCACTTCCCACGGTGCCATATTTAAGGTGCTGGAATCTAAAGAGATGATTAACTCTGAGGATGTTGTCTATATCCGGCCGGAGGGTAATGGCCGCCTGGTGCCCGGCCAGCGTTTCACTGTTTTTCGCACATTGCCGCCGCTCAGGGACATACACACTGGCGCATACATTGGCATCCAGCACGTATTGACCGGAGTGGTGGAAATTAATCAGGTTCAACCCGCCTATGCCATTGCGTCGGTCATTGAGTCCTATCGTCCGATCCACCTTGAAGATCAGCTGATGCCCTACTTTCGGCGCTTGCCGGACGTGGTGATCAAATCAAGCCCCAAAGATCTGGAGGGCAAAGTTGTGCGGGCCGAGGATCACAATCGGCTCATCGGCGACCACATGATCGTCTTTATCGATAAAGGCAAAAAAGATGGGGTTCAACGCGGACAATTCTATAATGTCTACTACCGGGTAGCAGAACGAATTCACCCAAAAAGCAGAGCGCGCACACTGCTGCTGCCGGTGGAATTTGCCGAGTTGCTGGTCCTTCATACCGAAGATACAACCGCCACGGTGATCGTTACCAGTGCGGACAGAGAGTTTGAGCCGGGCTCAAAAATACGTTCTCCGTCCGAATAG
- the groL gene encoding chaperonin GroEL (60 kDa chaperone family; promotes refolding of misfolded polypeptides especially under stressful conditions; forms two stacked rings of heptamers to form a barrel-shaped 14mer; ends can be capped by GroES; misfolded proteins enter the barrel where they are refolded when GroES binds): MTAKLIKYDMKARELMLNGVRTLSDAVVVTLGPKGRNVVLDKSWGSPTVTKDGVTVAKEIELEDKFENMGAQMVKEVASKTSDMAGDGTTTATVLARSIYEEGQKLVAAGNNPMSIKRGVDAAVETAVKELQKLSKTTKDQREIAQVGTISANNDETIGNIIAEAMNKVGKEGVITVEEAKSMETTLEVVEGMQFDRGYLSPYFVTDPEKMVTSLEDPYILINEKKISNMKDLLPILEQVAKMGKPLMIIAEDVDGEALATLVVNKLRGTLQVAAVKAPGFGDRRKAMLEDIAILTGGQVVSEDLGIKLENLAVSDLGNAKRITIDKDNTTIVDGAGSRSALEGRVKQIRAQIDETTSDYDREKLQERLAKLIGGVAVINVGAATETEMKEKKARVEDALNATRAAVEEGIVPGGGVALARCLEALSKMKIKADQKLGVKVIMRAVEEPLRQIANNAGLEGSVVIDKVKGGKGSFGYNADTDTYEDLMKAGVIDPTKVVRLALQNAASVASLMLTTQAMVAEKPEEKPEPMPGGGGGMGGMGGMGGMGGMM; encoded by the coding sequence ATGACTGCAAAACTGATTAAGTATGACATGAAAGCCCGCGAACTCATGCTCAACGGCGTAAGAACCCTGTCAGACGCCGTGGTTGTCACGTTGGGCCCCAAAGGCCGCAACGTGGTTCTGGATAAATCCTGGGGATCCCCGACAGTCACCAAAGACGGTGTGACCGTGGCCAAAGAAATTGAACTTGAAGACAAGTTTGAAAACATGGGCGCTCAGATGGTTAAGGAAGTGGCCAGTAAAACCAGTGATATGGCCGGTGATGGGACAACAACGGCCACCGTTCTGGCACGTTCAATTTATGAGGAAGGCCAAAAGCTCGTTGCGGCCGGCAACAACCCGATGTCGATCAAAAGAGGCGTTGATGCAGCAGTGGAAACGGCGGTCAAGGAGCTTCAAAAACTGAGCAAAACCACCAAGGACCAACGCGAAATTGCCCAGGTCGGAACCATCTCGGCCAATAATGATGAAACCATCGGCAACATTATCGCCGAAGCCATGAACAAAGTCGGCAAAGAGGGTGTTATTACGGTGGAAGAGGCCAAGAGCATGGAAACGACGTTGGAAGTCGTTGAAGGCATGCAATTTGACCGGGGCTATTTATCACCCTATTTTGTGACCGATCCGGAAAAAATGGTTACCTCATTAGAAGATCCCTACATTTTGATCAATGAGAAAAAGATCAGCAACATGAAAGATCTGTTGCCCATCCTGGAGCAGGTTGCCAAAATGGGCAAACCGCTCATGATAATTGCTGAAGATGTCGATGGTGAAGCCCTGGCAACGCTGGTGGTCAACAAATTGCGCGGAACCCTTCAAGTAGCCGCTGTGAAAGCCCCCGGATTTGGTGATCGGCGCAAAGCCATGCTCGAAGATATCGCAATTTTGACCGGCGGCCAGGTGGTATCGGAAGATTTGGGTATTAAACTGGAAAATTTGGCGGTTTCAGATCTGGGTAATGCCAAAAGAATCACTATTGATAAAGACAATACCACGATTGTTGACGGCGCCGGTTCCCGTTCGGCACTCGAGGGTCGCGTCAAACAAATTAGGGCCCAAATTGATGAGACCACTTCGGATTACGATCGTGAAAAATTGCAAGAGCGCCTGGCCAAGCTCATCGGTGGTGTTGCGGTCATTAATGTTGGCGCTGCCACCGAAACGGAAATGAAAGAGAAAAAAGCCCGGGTTGAAGACGCATTGAACGCCACTCGCGCCGCGGTTGAGGAAGGTATCGTTCCCGGCGGTGGTGTTGCATTGGCTCGCTGTCTGGAAGCATTGTCAAAGATGAAAATTAAAGCGGATCAAAAACTGGGTGTAAAAGTGATCATGCGCGCCGTTGAAGAACCGCTGCGCCAAATCGCCAACAATGCCGGCCTGGAAGGCTCAGTGGTCATCGACAAGGTCAAAGGCGGTAAAGGATCTTTTGGCTACAATGCCGACACGGACACCTATGAAGATCTGATGAAGGCCGGTGTGATTGATCCCACCAAAGTGGTGCGTCTGGCCCTGCAAAATGCCGCTAGTGTGGCATCTTTGATGCTGACCACCCAGGCAATGGTGGCTGAAAAACCGGAAGAAAAACCCGAGCCCATGCCCGGCGGCGGCGGTGGAATGGGCGGTATGGGTGGAATGGGCGGCATGGGCGGAATGATGTAA
- the groES gene encoding co-chaperone GroES, with product MKLRPLQDRILVQRVREEETTKGGIIIPDTAKEKPAEGKVVAVGNGKLDEKGKRIALEVKKGDRILFGKYSGTEVKIEGEEYLIMREDDVLGVIG from the coding sequence ATGAAACTGAGACCATTGCAAGACCGAATTTTAGTTCAACGTGTGCGAGAAGAGGAAACGACCAAGGGAGGAATCATCATCCCCGATACCGCCAAGGAAAAACCGGCTGAAGGCAAAGTGGTGGCTGTGGGAAACGGCAAGCTTGATGAAAAAGGTAAACGCATTGCCCTTGAAGTCAAGAAGGGTGATCGAATTCTATTTGGTAAATATTCCGGCACAGAAGTTAAAATTGAAGGCGAGGAATATCTAATCATGCGCGAAGATGACGTGCTTGGCGTTATCGGCTAA
- a CDS encoding zinc ribbon domain-containing protein, translating into MPIYEYECAKCSKVEEIFQKFSDKPLTKCQHCGGKLHKLISQSSFHLKGTGWYVTDYAKKSKTNSSAAKKSNKEKRSQTAQSSSSSKESKASRENSAT; encoded by the coding sequence ATGCCAATTTACGAATATGAATGTGCGAAGTGTTCAAAAGTAGAGGAAATTTTTCAGAAATTTTCAGACAAGCCGCTGACAAAATGTCAGCATTGCGGTGGCAAACTGCACAAGCTGATTTCCCAGAGCAGTTTTCATCTCAAGGGCACCGGCTGGTACGTCACCGATTATGCGAAAAAATCAAAAACCAACAGCTCAGCTGCCAAAAAATCGAATAAAGAAAAAAGATCGCAGACCGCGCAATCATCCTCATCAAGCAAGGAATCCAAGGCATCCCGTGAAAACTCGGCCACCTGA
- a CDS encoding PilZ domain-containing protein — protein sequence MDSSIIITSIGIGAALFIGLIIFWFFHTFIKKRLSADQSTQIVNSAEIKRAREKRQHPRLEISWSAALEIGQSSIKVRLKDISLGGAFIICQEPISLNQKLRLYIDVPHQETFALNAEVVWSNMNVPQDKVIHRGMGIKFVQNTAAARNRLEEAIAYQQIQGDTDAG from the coding sequence ATGGATAGCAGCATTATTATAACCAGCATTGGTATCGGGGCGGCGTTATTTATCGGCCTGATTATTTTTTGGTTTTTTCATACGTTTATCAAAAAAAGATTGAGTGCCGATCAATCGACGCAGATCGTTAACAGCGCTGAAATAAAGCGCGCCAGGGAAAAGCGCCAGCACCCGAGGCTGGAAATATCCTGGTCGGCTGCATTGGAAATCGGCCAAAGCTCCATTAAAGTCCGTTTGAAAGATATCAGCCTCGGGGGGGCATTTATTATCTGCCAGGAGCCGATATCTTTAAATCAAAAACTTCGGCTTTACATAGACGTTCCGCATCAGGAGACCTTTGCGCTCAATGCAGAAGTTGTATGGTCGAATATGAATGTGCCGCAAGATAAAGTCATCCATCGGGGAATGGGCATCAAGTTTGTCCAAAACACCGCTGCCGCACGCAATCGTTTAGAAGAAGCCATCGCCTACCAACAAATACAAGGTGATACGGACGCCGGCTAA
- a CDS encoding AURKAIP1/COX24 domain-containing protein, protein MGSVVKKRRKKMRKHKHRKLLAKTRHQRRKGK, encoded by the coding sequence TTGGGTAGTGTCGTCAAAAAACGCAGAAAGAAAATGAGAAAGCACAAACATCGCAAGCTGCTGGCCAAGACGCGTCACCAAAGACGAAAAGGCAAGTAA
- the hflC gene encoding protease modulator HflC, translating into MKNKSIFLIPVAIIGLIIYGAAYTVDETEQVVVTQFGRIVGEPKTDPGLKFKLPFIQTANYFNKNLLEWDGDPGQIPTLDKTFIWVDTFARWKIVDPIKFFQTVNNRFNAVGKLNDIIDPAVRNFVTSHQLIEAVRSSNRELDTGDVGFDDSVRRTRVYFQIEVGRQEITQGILKQAQPKLTPFGIELVDVKIKRINYVEEVRKSVYGRMIAERNQIAEKFRSEGKGEAQKILGEKERDLQEIESEAFKTAQEIKGDADAEATIIYAEAYGKDPEFYSFVQTLEIYRETLGQNSSLILSTDSEFLKYLKGF; encoded by the coding sequence ATGAAAAACAAAAGTATATTTCTGATTCCTGTGGCTATCATTGGCTTGATCATTTATGGCGCCGCTTATACGGTCGATGAAACCGAACAAGTGGTTGTCACTCAATTCGGCCGCATTGTGGGTGAGCCCAAAACAGATCCGGGTCTAAAATTTAAGCTTCCGTTTATTCAGACCGCCAATTATTTCAATAAAAACTTGCTGGAGTGGGATGGCGATCCAGGCCAGATTCCGACCTTGGATAAAACCTTTATCTGGGTGGACACCTTTGCCCGCTGGAAAATAGTGGACCCGATCAAATTCTTTCAGACCGTCAACAACCGCTTTAACGCCGTCGGCAAACTCAATGACATTATCGACCCGGCCGTTCGGAATTTTGTTACCTCTCATCAACTAATAGAGGCTGTGCGCAGTTCCAACCGCGAGTTGGATACCGGGGATGTTGGCTTCGATGATTCCGTGCGTAGAACTCGGGTTTATTTTCAAATCGAAGTGGGGCGCCAAGAAATCACTCAGGGCATCTTAAAACAGGCCCAGCCGAAATTGACACCTTTTGGCATTGAGCTGGTGGATGTTAAAATTAAGCGTATCAACTATGTGGAGGAGGTCAGAAAATCGGTCTATGGGCGTATGATTGCTGAGCGAAACCAGATTGCTGAAAAGTTCCGATCTGAGGGTAAGGGTGAGGCTCAAAAAATTCTGGGTGAAAAAGAAAGGGATTTACAGGAAATAGAATCCGAGGCTTTTAAAACAGCCCAGGAAATTAAGGGCGATGCCGATGCTGAAGCAACGATCATTTACGCGGAAGCATACGGCAAGGATCCTGAGTTCTACTCTTTTGTTCAAACGCTTGAAATATACCGCGAAACCCTGGGGCAAAATAGTTCACTGATCCTTTCAACTGATTCTGAATTCTTAAAATACCTGAAAGGATTTTAA
- the hflK gene encoding FtsH protease activity modulator HflK — MSWDWEKLKQQQQGRGGVPPQMDEFVEKIKKVKFPGGPLVIIVIIIAALAITSVYTVKQNEVGVVQLFGRYTRTTQPGLNFKLPLGIEKVTKVNVREIQTEEFGFTTTAPQVRPSRFRTGTENTGEALMLTGDLNVAIVPWIVQFRVKNPFDFLFKVRDVRRILRDMSEATMRLVVGDRSVSEVISKRDEIAVEAKGLLQAELDQAQTGIHIVTIEMKKTNVPPPVQPSFNEVNQAVQEKEQMIYQAREDYNKAIPAARGEAERTIKAAEGYALNRVNRAKGNAARFVALYNEYVNAKDITKRRLYLETIQQTFPNLGKKYIVDSDQKNLLPLLNMGQSFNVGQQSSGEK, encoded by the coding sequence ATGAGTTGGGATTGGGAAAAACTAAAACAGCAGCAACAGGGCCGAGGCGGCGTGCCGCCGCAGATGGATGAATTTGTTGAAAAGATCAAAAAAGTCAAATTCCCGGGCGGCCCTCTGGTGATCATCGTCATTATCATTGCCGCCCTGGCCATAACGTCGGTTTATACTGTCAAGCAAAACGAAGTTGGTGTGGTGCAGCTATTTGGTCGCTATACGCGCACCACTCAGCCGGGCCTTAATTTTAAGCTGCCGCTTGGAATCGAAAAGGTCACCAAAGTCAACGTGCGCGAGATCCAAACAGAAGAATTCGGTTTTACCACCACCGCCCCGCAAGTGCGGCCCTCTCGATTTAGGACGGGTACTGAAAATACAGGTGAAGCGCTGATGCTTACCGGGGATCTAAATGTGGCCATTGTGCCCTGGATTGTTCAATTCCGTGTAAAAAATCCGTTTGACTTTTTGTTCAAGGTTCGAGATGTCCGCCGTATATTGCGCGACATGTCCGAGGCTACTATGCGGCTGGTGGTAGGTGATCGCAGTGTTAGTGAGGTTATCAGCAAACGGGACGAAATTGCGGTTGAGGCCAAAGGGTTGTTGCAAGCTGAGTTGGACCAAGCCCAAACCGGCATCCATATAGTGACCATCGAAATGAAAAAAACCAATGTCCCCCCGCCAGTGCAGCCGTCATTTAATGAGGTTAACCAGGCTGTACAGGAAAAAGAACAAATGATCTATCAGGCCAGAGAAGACTACAATAAGGCCATCCCGGCCGCTCGCGGTGAAGCCGAAAGAACAATCAAGGCTGCTGAAGGCTATGCCTTGAACCGTGTGAACCGCGCCAAGGGAAATGCCGCCCGATTTGTTGCGCTGTACAATGAGTACGTCAACGCCAAAGACATTACCAAGCGACGGCTGTATCTGGAGACGATCCAACAAACATTTCCAAACCTTGGCAAAAAGTATATCGTCGATTCTGATCAAAAAAATCTGTTGCCGCTACTCAACATGGGGCAATCGTTTAACGTCGGACAGCAAAGCAGTGGTGAAAAATGA
- a CDS encoding DUF721 domain-containing protein, which translates to MNDKDKRTDPVHIANILENVLSAYRSEADSGLKAVWRLWDAAVGEAIAQNARPAAFKGDLLIVHVNNSTWVHQLQFLKKDIIAALNAALEQPLLVDIKFKIGPIK; encoded by the coding sequence ATGAACGACAAAGATAAGCGAACTGATCCTGTTCATATCGCAAATATCCTTGAAAATGTCTTAAGTGCCTACCGCAGCGAAGCTGATTCCGGGCTTAAGGCAGTTTGGCGGCTGTGGGATGCGGCGGTGGGGGAAGCGATTGCCCAAAATGCCCGTCCGGCAGCTTTTAAAGGCGACCTTCTGATTGTGCATGTCAACAACTCGACCTGGGTCCACCAGCTACAATTCTTGAAAAAGGACATCATCGCCGCCCTCAATGCAGCACTGGAACAACCACTACTGGTGGACATCAAATTCAAAATCGGACCTATAAAATAA
- a CDS encoding tRNA1(Val) (adenine(37)-N6)-methyltransferase, giving the protein MPKLTEDTFFNGKLLIEQDPRGYRFSIDAILLASHARPRADERVLDLGTGCGIVPLILAYRHPDITAFGVEIQPELARMAVSNVNANQLQNRITILCNDMRELKPDMLGGPVDLVVCNPPYHKPNAGRLNPNRQRAIARHELKVNLDVVLQTVKRILRTAGRFVTIYTADRTTELLVQMRSQGIEPKSMRLIHGELSAEAKLILVAGTKGAQPGTRLEAPLILYESNGEYTQEVQAMFMP; this is encoded by the coding sequence ATGCCCAAGCTAACCGAAGATACGTTTTTTAACGGCAAACTGCTCATAGAGCAAGACCCCCGGGGGTATCGATTTTCGATTGACGCTATTTTGCTCGCTTCTCATGCCAGGCCGCGTGCAGATGAGCGTGTCCTCGATCTGGGAACCGGTTGTGGTATTGTTCCTCTGATTTTAGCGTATCGTCACCCGGATATTACCGCTTTTGGCGTTGAAATTCAGCCAGAGTTGGCCCGCATGGCCGTTTCGAATGTCAACGCCAACCAGCTGCAAAATCGAATTACAATTCTATGCAATGATATGCGGGAATTAAAACCAGACATGCTGGGCGGGCCGGTGGACCTGGTGGTCTGTAATCCGCCCTACCATAAACCGAACGCCGGTCGGTTAAATCCAAATCGGCAGCGCGCCATTGCGCGACACGAATTAAAAGTTAACCTGGATGTCGTACTGCAAACAGTCAAACGCATCCTGCGGACCGCAGGTCGTTTTGTGACCATCTATACAGCAGATCGCACAACCGAGTTGTTGGTGCAAATGCGGTCACAAGGGATTGAGCCAAAGTCGATGCGGTTGATTCATGGAGAGTTATCGGCTGAAGCAAAGCTTATTTTGGTTGCCGGGACCAAAGGTGCTCAACCCGGCACCCGACTTGAGGCGCCCTTGATTCTTTACGAGTCGAACGGGGAATATACCCAGGAAGTGCAGGCTATGTTCATGCCTTGA